The sequence CGCCCTCGCTGTCGCCTTTATTTTTAATACGGCAGAAGAAAACAACATTCTTTCCCTCGATATTCAGTGAAATCTTCAGCAGGTCCTCGACCTCGAGGATTTGCCGCGTTCCGATTTTCAGGCCTTCGAGAGAAATATCGATCACTTCGCAGGGATAGGTGGAATCGTTAATAGTGTAGGTAGAATTTAAATTGACAAGAATACGGGTACTGCGTATCATATATTTTTCTCCGTCCCCATTATCGAAATATATTCTAGCGCCGGTTTCGGGATTTGTCTATTTTTTGGAAGATGCGCTTTTGAGAAAAGGATGGATATTTTACGGTTTATTCTTTCAAGACATGAAAATAAATTGAAACGACAAAACGTTCCGCTTGACGGAACGTTGAGGGTTGCTTATAATAAGGGGAAGATTTACTAACGAATACTTGCAGGGTGTGTATGCGCGCGATAATCCAACGGGTCAAAGAGGCAAAAGTTGAGGTTGACGGAGAGGCGATTGGTTCCATCGGAAAGGGAATCCTGGTCTTCGTCGGCATAGGGAAAAGCGATACGGATAAAGATATCGAATATATGGTAAATAAAATTCCCGGATTGAGGATTTTCCCCGATGGGAGCACGGAGACTGCCATATCGGTTACCGAAATCGGCGGGGATATCATGGTGGTATCTCAATTTACCCTTTTCGGCGATCTGAGGAAAGGGAAACGCCCTTCTTTCTCGGATGCGATGCCTCCCGCCCATGCGAAAGAGTTATTCGAACGGCTATTGAGCGCGTTTAAGCAGGCGGATATCGCCGTAAAGACCGGGGTGTTTCAGGCTATGATGGATATCAGCCTTGTGAACGACGGCCCGTATACGGTGCTTTTAGATTCCGCTAAAGTATTCTAGGAGCTGAGAATGAAGTTAACATTCTGGGGCGTGCGGGGTTCTATCCCCGTACCGGAAATCAATAAAATGAAAGTCGGCGGAAATACCTCCTGCGTGGAAGTCGATCTGGGTATCTCCACCCGCTTG comes from Brevinematales bacterium and encodes:
- a CDS encoding D-tyrosyl-tRNA(Tyr) deacylase — protein: MRAIIQRVKEAKVEVDGEAIGSIGKGILVFVGIGKSDTDKDIEYMVNKIPGLRIFPDGSTETAISVTEIGGDIMVVSQFTLFGDLRKGKRPSFSDAMPPAHAKELFERLLSAFKQADIAVKTGVFQAMMDISLVNDGPYTVLLDSAKVF
- a CDS encoding PilZ domain-containing protein; translated protein: MIRSTRILVNLNSTYTINDSTYPCEVIDISLEGLKIGTRQILEVEDLLKISLNIEGKNVVFFCRIKNKGDSEGEYGLRIEELHPEDKAAYEDYMLRFFINSKTPPTEHVSL